Proteins encoded in a region of the Gemmatimonadaceae bacterium genome:
- a CDS encoding type II toxin-antitoxin system RelE/ParE family toxin → MTQKGVFWVGSSRRAASELPAEARRQLGLDLYQVQLGRSPSSWRPMRSIGAGVIELRVSAAGEYRLLYVARFSEGIYVLHLFQKKRRKTSPLDIEVARARFRMACRMHAEI, encoded by the coding sequence GTGACCCAGAAAGGCGTCTTCTGGGTCGGCTCATCGCGACGCGCGGCGAGTGAATTGCCGGCAGAGGCACGCCGTCAGCTTGGTCTCGACCTGTATCAAGTGCAGCTTGGAAGGTCGCCATCCAGTTGGCGACCAATGCGTTCGATCGGTGCTGGCGTCATTGAACTCCGCGTGAGCGCTGCCGGGGAGTACCGGCTACTCTACGTCGCGAGATTCTCCGAGGGGATTTACGTGCTTCACCTCTTTCAGAAGAAACGCCGTAAGACCTCTCCGCTCGACATCGAAGTGGCGCGCGCGCGATTCCGGATGGCCTGCCGCATGCACGCGGAGATCTGA
- a CDS encoding Xaa-Pro dipeptidyl-peptidase, producing the protein MPRRFAPVLALLLATGTASAQDAKTVPLFVNGQAQVVPGFADPAKWIHERLWVETDFDSDGDGKKDRVHVDVTRPLQTQTEGLKVAVVYESSPYFAGTSGPRKYLWDVKQEVGAPPPERTHQPPPPFQAERKPIVTGEVNTWLPRGFAVVYSEAPGTGLSQGCPTVGGHPEEYAPKAVIDWLNGRAKGYTTATGTEEVKATWATGKVGMTGTSYNGTIPLAAATTGVEGLEAIIPIAPNTSYYHYYRSNGLVRHPGDWLGEDIDFLYDFIFSGAPELHDVCNAKIRDGLYVQGRDRQHGDYNDFWAERDLLNKIKGVKAATLLAHGENDWNVVPEHSVRIYEALRRQGTPAALYLHQGGHGGPPTLELRNKWFSHYLYGVDNGVDKDPRLYVVREGQPIRGGTPTTYADFPNPDAKSVTLYPVSGGNGVGALSLRPNHAMLRETLSDDVSFSGAALSSLESSPHRLLYATPVLTDTLHWSGTPRVTIRLSSSKPAVNLSVWLVTLPFDSTKIGSDGLAGVQSRGWADPQNYRSLTKGGNYNSKRPGEPLQPGKFYDLTFDLQPGDRMIPPGKKLGLLIMSSDRSFTLWPAAGTELTIDLSKTSVALPVVGGADKVRTK; encoded by the coding sequence ATGCCACGCCGTTTCGCCCCCGTACTCGCCCTCCTCCTCGCCACCGGCACCGCGAGCGCGCAGGACGCCAAAACGGTCCCGCTCTTCGTCAACGGCCAGGCACAGGTGGTTCCGGGCTTTGCCGATCCGGCCAAGTGGATACACGAGCGACTCTGGGTGGAAACCGACTTCGACAGCGACGGCGACGGCAAGAAGGACCGGGTGCACGTGGATGTCACGCGCCCGCTGCAGACGCAGACCGAAGGACTGAAGGTCGCCGTCGTCTACGAAAGCTCGCCGTACTTCGCCGGCACGTCGGGTCCCCGCAAATACCTGTGGGACGTGAAGCAGGAAGTCGGCGCGCCGCCGCCCGAGCGCACGCACCAGCCGCCACCGCCGTTCCAGGCGGAGCGCAAGCCGATCGTCACCGGCGAGGTCAACACCTGGCTCCCGCGCGGCTTCGCCGTCGTCTACAGCGAAGCGCCCGGCACCGGCCTCTCGCAGGGCTGCCCCACCGTCGGTGGGCACCCCGAGGAATACGCCCCCAAGGCGGTGATCGACTGGCTCAACGGCCGCGCCAAGGGCTACACCACCGCCACCGGCACCGAGGAAGTGAAGGCCACGTGGGCCACCGGCAAGGTCGGCATGACGGGGACGAGCTACAACGGCACCATCCCGCTCGCCGCGGCCACCACCGGCGTCGAGGGGCTCGAGGCCATCATCCCCATCGCGCCCAACACCAGCTACTACCACTACTACCGCAGCAACGGCCTCGTTCGCCATCCGGGCGACTGGCTCGGCGAAGACATCGACTTCCTCTACGACTTCATCTTCAGCGGCGCCCCCGAACTGCACGACGTCTGCAACGCGAAGATCCGCGACGGGCTCTACGTGCAGGGACGCGACCGGCAGCACGGCGACTACAACGATTTTTGGGCCGAGCGTGATTTGCTGAACAAGATCAAGGGGGTGAAGGCCGCCACCTTGCTGGCGCACGGCGAGAACGACTGGAACGTCGTTCCCGAACATTCGGTGCGCATCTACGAAGCGCTGCGCCGGCAGGGGACGCCGGCCGCGCTGTATTTGCATCAGGGCGGGCACGGCGGCCCGCCCACGCTCGAGTTGCGCAACAAGTGGTTCTCGCACTACCTGTACGGCGTGGACAACGGCGTCGACAAGGATCCGCGCCTGTACGTGGTGCGTGAAGGGCAGCCCATCCGCGGCGGTACGCCCACCACGTACGCCGATTTTCCGAATCCCGACGCGAAGAGCGTGACGCTCTACCCCGTGAGCGGCGGCAACGGCGTGGGCGCGCTCTCGCTGCGGCCGAACCACGCGATGCTCCGCGAGACGCTCAGCGACGACGTGTCGTTCAGCGGCGCGGCGTTGTCGAGCCTCGAGTCGTCACCGCACCGGCTGCTGTATGCCACGCCGGTGCTCACCGACACGCTGCACTGGAGCGGGACGCCGCGCGTGACCATTCGCCTGTCGTCGAGCAAGCCAGCGGTGAACCTCAGCGTGTGGCTGGTGACGCTCCCGTTCGACAGCACCAAGATCGGGAGCGACGGCCTGGCGGGGGTGCAATCGCGCGGCTGGGCCGACCCGCAGAACTACCGGTCGCTCACCAAGGGCGGCAACTACAATAGCAAACGCCCCGGCGAACCGCTGCAACCCGGCAAGTTCTACGACCTGACGTTCGACCTGCAGCCCGGCGACCGGATGATCCCGCCCGGCAAGAAACTCGGCCTGCTGATCATGAGTTCGGACCGTAGCTTTACGTTGTGGCCGGCGGCGGGGACGGAGTTGACGATTGACCTGTCGAAGACTTCCGTGGCACTCCCTGTCGTCGGTGGGGCTGACAAGGTGCGCACGAAATAG
- a CDS encoding type II toxin-antitoxin system ParD family antitoxin, translated as MNVSLTPEFEAFVNEKVKRGSYGSASEVVRAGLRLLQERDAELAARLEALRRDVRAGRAQLERGEGVSGADVFSRLRKKRPPRRTP; from the coding sequence ATGAACGTTTCGCTGACTCCTGAGTTCGAGGCCTTTGTGAACGAGAAGGTGAAGCGCGGGTCCTATGGATCCGCGAGCGAGGTGGTACGGGCCGGCCTTCGGCTGCTCCAGGAGCGGGACGCAGAACTCGCCGCGCGACTGGAGGCCCTTCGCCGTGACGTGAGGGCCGGTCGAGCACAGCTCGAGCGCGGCGAAGGCGTCTCGGGTGCCGATGTCTTCAGCCGCCTGCGGAAGAAGAGACCTCCGCGTCGCACCCCGTGA
- a CDS encoding type II toxin-antitoxin system RelE/ParE family toxin, with protein MNRVTLSPAAAQDLADIAAHITASRPSAVNGVLDALEAACRLVAQYPAAGRARDDIDPGVMSFPIGAYVLFYYASAQGVGIARILHARRDVPTAFESE; from the coding sequence GTGAATCGCGTCACGCTATCTCCCGCGGCAGCCCAGGATCTCGCCGACATTGCGGCGCATATCACCGCAAGTCGTCCCAGTGCCGTCAACGGTGTGCTCGACGCGTTGGAGGCGGCGTGTCGGTTGGTCGCCCAGTATCCCGCCGCAGGACGTGCGCGCGATGACATCGACCCTGGCGTAATGAGTTTCCCCATCGGCGCCTACGTGCTCTTCTACTATGCCAGTGCGCAGGGGGTCGGCATTGCGCGAATCCTCCACGCGCGTCGCGACGTACCGACCGCGTTCGAATCCGAATGA
- a CDS encoding AbrB/MazE/SpoVT family DNA-binding domain-containing protein yields the protein MKARLVRIGNSRGLRLAKPLIEQLGFEDEVDLSAEDGALVIRPSRQVRAGWAEAAARLANAGEAKIGDGAATRFDTDEWEWR from the coding sequence GTGAAAGCCAGGCTTGTGCGCATAGGCAACTCCCGCGGCCTGCGGCTCGCCAAGCCGCTGATCGAGCAGCTGGGCTTCGAGGATGAGGTGGACCTTAGCGCCGAGGATGGGGCGCTGGTGATTCGCCCGTCGCGGCAGGTGCGTGCGGGCTGGGCGGAGGCCGCGGCCAGGCTCGCGAACGCCGGTGAGGCCAAGATCGGCGATGGCGCTGCCACCCGCTTCGACACGGACGAGTGGGAATGGCGGTAG
- a CDS encoding DUF1343 domain-containing protein: MIRFGVDRLIADPHLLGGAKRVGLVTNNAARLAGDTGKHSRVALVEAGVPIVRLFGPEHGLGGTAPDGARVMDGTDPLTGVPVVSLYGERLSPDLAMLRDLDVVLFDIPDVGARFYTYTWTLYHMMAACTEALVPLIVLDRPNPLGGDLHCAEGPVLESACRSFIGEDAIPIRHQLTNGELAMLWQREHFAGVRLDVFTCEGWRRAMRWPDLGLPWVPTSPAMPTFESAQVYAGTCLFEATNLSVARGTDVPFQHVGAPWLNVNAVLAELSRRIPKGAEFREVTFVPASGPYTGEECRGVGITVTSPLALRPVALGFLLMAAIVTTHRLRFQWARYPTAANPSGDQHFERLVGRKDIRRHFDAAPQDIDAELVRSWTDTGDWAERVVPKLLYS, translated from the coding sequence ATGATTCGCTTTGGCGTTGACCGCCTGATTGCTGACCCGCACCTGCTCGGCGGCGCCAAGCGGGTGGGACTCGTCACCAACAACGCCGCCCGTCTGGCGGGCGACACCGGCAAGCACTCGCGCGTCGCGCTCGTCGAGGCGGGCGTGCCGATCGTGCGCCTCTTCGGCCCCGAGCACGGGCTGGGCGGCACCGCTCCCGACGGGGCGCGGGTGATGGACGGCACCGATCCGCTCACCGGCGTGCCGGTGGTGTCGCTCTACGGCGAACGATTGTCTCCCGACCTGGCGATGCTGCGCGATCTCGACGTCGTGCTCTTCGACATCCCTGACGTGGGGGCGCGCTTCTACACGTACACCTGGACGCTCTACCACATGATGGCGGCGTGCACCGAGGCGCTGGTGCCGCTCATCGTCCTCGACCGGCCGAATCCGCTGGGTGGTGACCTGCATTGCGCCGAGGGGCCCGTGCTCGAGTCGGCCTGCCGGTCGTTCATCGGCGAGGATGCGATTCCAATCCGGCACCAGCTCACCAATGGCGAACTCGCCATGCTCTGGCAGCGCGAGCATTTTGCCGGCGTGCGGCTGGACGTCTTCACGTGCGAGGGGTGGCGCCGCGCCATGCGGTGGCCCGATCTCGGGCTGCCGTGGGTGCCGACGTCGCCGGCCATGCCGACCTTCGAGAGCGCTCAGGTCTACGCGGGCACGTGCCTGTTCGAGGCGACGAACCTCAGCGTCGCCCGCGGCACGGACGTGCCGTTCCAGCACGTGGGGGCGCCGTGGCTCAACGTGAACGCGGTGCTCGCCGAGCTCTCGCGCCGCATTCCCAAGGGGGCCGAGTTCCGCGAGGTGACGTTCGTCCCGGCCAGCGGACCGTACACCGGTGAGGAATGTCGCGGCGTGGGCATCACGGTGACGTCCCCCCTCGCGCTGCGCCCGGTGGCGTTGGGCTTCCTGCTGATGGCGGCCATCGTGACCACGCACCGGCTGCGTTTTCAGTGGGCGCGCTATCCCACCGCCGCCAACCCGAGCGGCGACCAGCATTTTGAACGGCTCGTCGGTCGCAAGGACATTCGTCGCCACTTCGATGCGGCGCCGCAGGACATCGACGCCGAGCTGGTGCGATCGTGGACCGACACCGGAGACTGGGCCGAGCGAGTGGTGCCCAAGCTGCTCTACAGCTGA
- a CDS encoding type II toxin-antitoxin system PemK/MazF family toxin, with the protein MAVARPPRRGDVYLVQLNPTRGRELRKTRPCVVVSPDELNAHLQTFIVAPLTTGVHAYPFRVACRFEGKDGHVVLDQVRVVDRERLTKRLGALTEPMLRKVLGVLLQMFAW; encoded by the coding sequence ATGGCGGTAGCGCGCCCCCCGCGCCGCGGCGACGTCTACCTCGTCCAGCTCAATCCGACGCGGGGGCGCGAGCTGCGGAAGACGCGCCCCTGCGTGGTGGTGTCGCCGGACGAACTGAACGCCCACCTGCAGACGTTCATCGTCGCCCCGCTGACTACCGGCGTCCATGCGTACCCGTTCCGCGTCGCGTGCCGGTTCGAGGGAAAGGACGGTCACGTGGTGCTCGATCAGGTGCGTGTGGTGGACCGGGAACGCCTGACGAAGCGCCTCGGCGCCCTCACCGAGCCGATGCTGCGGAAGGTCCTCGGCGTCCTGCTCCAGATGTTCGCGTGGTAG
- a CDS encoding DUF4142 domain-containing protein, producing MRPPLLLAAAALIAIPVLGAALPSHPGHHRARALDDPTIVAIFDAANTADIETGRLARERGQSQEVRDFGAMLERDHTQVRQLGRDLAGKLGVKPTPPADDAGARDHAAAMKALRAASKADFDQAFLHHEVAFHKSVIDAVTTTLLPAIKNAELKDLVTKVAPAFQGHMLAADALARKLAK from the coding sequence ATGCGCCCCCCGCTGCTTCTCGCCGCTGCCGCCCTCATCGCCATCCCCGTACTCGGCGCCGCTCTGCCCAGCCATCCCGGCCACCACCGCGCCCGGGCGCTCGACGACCCCACCATCGTGGCCATCTTCGACGCCGCCAACACCGCCGACATCGAGACCGGACGCCTGGCCAGGGAACGCGGCCAGAGCCAGGAGGTGCGCGACTTCGGCGCGATGCTCGAGCGCGACCACACGCAGGTGCGCCAGCTGGGGCGCGATCTCGCCGGCAAGCTCGGCGTGAAGCCCACGCCCCCGGCCGATGACGCCGGCGCCCGCGATCACGCCGCGGCGATGAAGGCGCTGCGCGCCGCGTCCAAGGCCGACTTCGACCAGGCCTTTCTTCATCACGAAGTCGCGTTCCATAAGTCGGTCATCGACGCCGTGACCACCACGCTGCTGCCGGCCATCAAGAACGCGGAGCTGAAGGATCTCGTGACCAAGGTCGCGCCGGCTTTCCAGGGACATATGCTGGCGGCGGATGCGCTGGCTAGGAAGCTGGCGAAGTAG
- a CDS encoding helix-turn-helix domain-containing protein: MASTPGSPIDSATARGRITAQLRRGERSVDEIARAVGTTSNAVRSHLSALERDGLVRNAGVRRGGGAGKPATLYALTADAELMFSRAYPAALSAVMGTLLARLEGPQLSAVLRDVGARLAQSAGGEARGTLRERVNTAAAALVALGGDAEVTPDGDGLLIHGYGCPLGQSVAEHPETCRAVRAMVQKVTGAHTEERCEHGAHPQCRFRVSESG, from the coding sequence GTGGCCTCCACTCCCGGATCGCCGATTGACAGTGCCACCGCCCGCGGCCGCATCACCGCCCAGCTGCGGCGCGGCGAGCGCAGCGTGGACGAGATTGCCCGCGCCGTGGGCACCACCAGCAATGCGGTGCGCAGCCACCTGAGCGCGCTCGAGCGCGACGGCCTGGTGCGCAACGCGGGGGTGCGGCGCGGGGGCGGCGCCGGCAAGCCGGCCACGCTCTACGCGCTCACCGCCGACGCCGAGCTGATGTTCTCGCGCGCCTACCCGGCGGCGCTCAGCGCGGTGATGGGGACGCTGCTCGCCCGGCTCGAGGGGCCGCAACTGTCGGCGGTGCTGCGCGACGTCGGCGCGCGGCTGGCGCAGTCGGCGGGCGGCGAGGCGCGCGGCACGCTGCGCGAGCGCGTCAACACGGCCGCGGCCGCCCTGGTGGCACTCGGCGGCGACGCCGAGGTCACACCCGACGGCGACGGGCTGCTGATCCACGGCTACGGCTGTCCGCTGGGGCAGTCGGTGGCCGAGCATCCCGAGACGTGCCGCGCGGTGCGGGCGATGGTGCAGAAGGTCACCGGGGCGCACACCGAGGAGCGGTGCGAGCACGGCGCGCATCCGCAGTGCCGGTTTCGGGTGAGCGAGTCGGGATAG
- a CDS encoding helix-turn-helix transcriptional regulator, translating to MPIRIYRSSGNVFLDVGFPRPEAERLLIRSDLMIQVADLIKKRRLTQARAAKLMGVTQPRISDLVRGRIELFSIDTLVDMLARLGVSVSIVTKPRRGGHRVA from the coding sequence ATGCCTATCCGCATCTACCGGTCCTCTGGCAACGTGTTCCTTGACGTGGGCTTTCCGCGCCCAGAAGCCGAGCGTCTGCTCATCCGCAGCGACCTGATGATTCAGGTGGCGGACCTCATCAAGAAACGCCGGCTGACGCAGGCTCGCGCGGCCAAGCTGATGGGTGTGACACAGCCACGCATTAGCGACCTCGTACGCGGCCGCATCGAGCTCTTCAGTATTGACACGCTTGTTGACATGCTGGCGCGACTTGGCGTGTCCGTGTCCATCGTCACGAAGCCGAGGCGCGGCGGGCATCGCGTGGCGTAG